Below is a window of Terriglobus sp. RCC_193 DNA.
CTGAACCTGCACAAGACCTTCTCCACCCCGCACGGTGGTGGTGGCCCAGGCAGCGGCCCCGTTGCATGCAAGGCCATCCTTGAGCCCTTCCTGCCCGCGCCCATCGTCGTCGAGAAGGCAGATGGCACGCTCACATTCGAATACAACCGCCCGCATACCGTGGGCCGCGTCCGCATGTTCTACGGCAACTTCGGCATGTTCGTCCGCGCACTCGCTTACACACTGGCCAACGGCCCGGACGGCCTGCGCCTCACCACCGAAGACGCTGTGCTCAACGCGAACTATATCCGCGCCAAGCTCGAAGGTGTCTTCGACCTGCCCTACAAGACGAAGTCAATGCACGAGGTCGTCTTCAGCGACAAGCTACAGGCAAAGAACGGCGTCAAGACCGGCGACATGGGCAAGCGCCTCATCGACTATGGCTTCCACGCCTACACTGTCAGCTTCCCGCTGATCGTAAGCGGCGCCATGATGATCGAGCCCACAGAGAGCGAATCGCGCGAGGAACTCGACCTGCTCATCGACGCCCTGCAGCAGATCGCCCGCGAAGCCGCGGAAAACCCGGAGCTGGTAAAGACCGCACCGCACACCACGCGCATCCGCCGCCTCGACGAAACCGCCGCCGCCCGCAAACCCATCCTGCGCTGGCAGGGCCCACCCGAAGAAGTGGAGGCAGACACCGCCGCCAAGGAGTGGTAACCCAAACCACAATGGATGTGGCCGCGCTCAACACACTGTCAAAACGAGTTCTGGATGCGGCCTTTGCCGTGCATACAGAACTTGGCCCCGGCTTACTTGAGAGTGCTTATGAGGCATGCCTGGCCAGCGAGTTTACGCATCGTGGCCTTCCATTTCAGCAACAACTCCCGATGCCTCTTGTCTACAACGGCCAGAAGCTCGCGGATGTAGGCTATCGGCTGGACTTTCTTGTATCCGGCCATCTGATATTGGAAATAAAGGCTGTGGAAGCAATTGCCGCTGTGCACCATGCCCAACTGCTGAGCTACTTGAGACTTTCAGATAAGCATCTCGGTCTGCTTGTTAACTTCAATGTTGCCAGTCTTCGCGATGGCATCCATCGAAAGGTCAATAAGCTTTAAGAGCGTCCGCAAAGTTCGCAATGGTCACACGAAGTACGCAAAAGAAACTTTGCGGTAACTTAGCGAACTTTGCGGACGCTCTTTCATACCTGAAGGGAGCCACCCATGTCCGCCTTCTGGGACCACAAAGACGAACTCGAAAAATACGAATTCATGATGGGCGTCGAGCGTGGCCGCCTGGCAGTTGCCATGGACGTGCTGACAGACGCGCTCGCCCTCGTAGGCCAGCACGGCGTCTACTGCACCTCCAACCGCAACCCGACTGTTCCCGCGCTCGACATTCAGGCCGTCATGCGCGGTATCAACGACGCCAAGGAACTCATCGGCTCTTCCATGGAAGAGATCCGCAAAAAGAAAGAAGCAGCGGGTACGACACCATCGCAGTAGTACACTAACACTCGAGCACCCGTAGCTCAGCTGGATAGAGCGGCAGCCTCCGAAGCTGTAGGTCAGAAGTTCGAATCTTCTCGGGTGCACCATATTCGCAACGACGAAGAACCCCGGCAACCGCCGGGGTTTTCTCTTGCGTAGAAATCGACAAAGACATCAACAAAAGAAAAGCCCCGAACGAATCCGGGGCTTTCTGTTGTTGATGCAGTTCGCTTAGAAGTACAGGCGCCCCAGCAGTTGCAGCTGACGCGGACCATAGATCGTGCTGGAGGTCGACGTCGGTGTGTAGAACTGCGAGTACGGTGTGAAGCAGCCGCCCGTGTACAGGCTGGTCGGGCAGGTTGCGCTGCCATTCACAGGAGCCGCATAGGAGTACGCGCTGGTGTTCACAGCGAGGACGTTGCGATGGTTTGCAATGTTGAATGCTTCCGCCGCAAGCTCCAGACGCATACCCTCACGCCAGATCGGGAACACGCGAGACAGACGCATATCGGTGTTGTGCACTCCCGGACCGGAGAAACCGTTACGGCGTGCAATCACATCAGGCACGCGATAGCCCGTACCGGAGGTGACCATCGCGCCGCTGATACCACCATCGCCTGCAAGCTGCGAGGTGATGGAGCCGTTGATGAAGCCGGTCACCGGGAAGCCGCTCTGCGCCGTCACGCTTCCGGAGATCTGCCATCCATTTGCCGCATATGCCGCAAACTTGTTGGCAATGGGGAAGCTGGTCTGGTACAGCAGAGTGCCTACAAAGCGACCGCGCTGGTCGATGTCAGAGCGCGAGTACTCTGCGCCACGCCCCTGACGGTGGCCCTGTGCAAACGGAATGATGGGAGCATTCGTACCGTTGAACGTACCGTTCGGTGCGCCCGCCTGGCCCGCATCCATCGTGCGCGCCCAGGTGTAGTTCGCCAATACCTCAAGTCCGTGCGAGAAGGGCTTGCGCACCGAGAACACACCGGAGTGGTACCAGCTGTTTACATCGGAGAAGCCAGTCAGCACCGAGGTCGTGCTCGAGTACAGACGACGCGTGTAGTACGGGAAGCTGAACGTGCTGGTCTGACCGTTAGACCGCGTCAGCGAGTAGGTACGGTTCACAGCCGATGTCGGATCGACGTTCGTATCCACATACACCGGCAGACGCATACCACGGGTTCCCACGTAACCAATGGTCAGCGTGGCACGCCCCGGCAATTGCTGCTCCACGGTCAGATCAAAGGAGTGGGTATAGGGGTTCAGGAAGCTGGCACTCGCACCGCGAACACCGATTGCCGACGACGGCAGTCCCGGGTTCACAGGCGTGATCGAAGTACCTGTCACCTGATTCACGGGTGCCGGTCCGGGCGGCAGGAACGCGGGGATACCACCCTGCGGAGCATAGGAGGCATAAGCCCCTGCTGCGGGCTGCTGCAGGGCCATGTTTGGCTGTCCAGTCGGTGTACCGGGAGCCGGGCCACCGTAAGCTGCCACCGTAACCGTTGGCGTGGAGAACTGCTGCTGATAAACACCGTTCTCACGACGCAGCGTGTACCACAGCGAGTTCGAGGTCAGGCCGTAGAAGATGCCGTATCCACCGCGAACCACGGTCCCAGCCTGCGGGTTCCAGGAGAAGCCAAAACGCGGAGCAACCATGTGGGTGTCGGTGTTGATGGTCTGTGTTGCGGCCAATGCTACCGGATTCGCCGTGTTGGGGCGATCAGGCTGCGGCACCAGCTGCAGATCGTAACGCACACCCAGCGACAGAAGCAGCTTCGACGTAATCTTCCAGTCATCCTGCGCAAAGAAGTCGATGTTCTTGTTCCAGAAGTCGTCTGCACCGATACCGGTGATGGGATCAGCGGTCTGCGAGAACGAGTTGTAGTGGCGACCGCCGTTCACCTGGTAAACGTCCTGGATCCAGCTCGCGAAGTTGTACTCGGCGGTCGCATTGGCGTAGTTGAACTGGCCATTACCGCCAAACAGGTTTGCAATCTGTTCGTGGATCAGGTTCACATCCGCGCCGACCTTGGCAGTATGTTTGCCCATGGTCTTGGAGAAGATGTCCGTAATCTGCCAGCGGTGCTCATCCGGGAACGCACCACGCGGCAGCGCCGAAGTTTCGCCATAAGAGTACAGGTTGGTCAGGTTGTTGGCCGGGCCACCCGTGTTTGTCCCTGCTGTTTCCAGATCGCGCGACCACTGGAAGTGCACCACGTTTGCCGTATTGGCATTGATGGCGGTTTCAGCATTCGCAAACAGGAAGCGCTCGTGGAAATTGATCGCGCCATTCTGTGTGACGGAACCGTTCGTAACCGTCGGAGACGAGTTATAACCATTCGGCTGCTTCAGGTTCTCAAACAGGAACGATGCCGAAAGATGCGTCTTCGACGAAAGCTGGTAGTCCAGGCGCGGCAGGTAGATATCCTGCGTCGTGTTACGCCCGAATGTACCCAACAGCTTCGTATTGGCGAACGTCACTGACTGCTGGCACTGCGACAGGGTGATACCCGGAATCGTCGACGGATAGATGCTGTTTCCGCGCGTCAGATAGTTCGAGGTACGTCCATCGCAAAGGGCCGTCAGGTCACCGATACTCTGCGTCGCCGTGTTGTACGTCGACAGATAGGTGATGGGATTGACACGGCGATAGCCGTCATACACGGCATGGAAGAACAGCTTGTCCTTGATGATCGGACCACCGACGGAAACGCCAAACTGATGCTGCACCTTTACCGGCTGGGTATAGAGCTTGCTGAATTTGCTTACTGCATCCAGCGCGTTATAACCCGGTGTGCGGTAGTACTCGTACACATCACCGTGGAAGCTGTTGGTACCGCTCTTGGTGATGGCGTTGATGACGCCGCCGGCAGCTTGGCCGAATTCCGCCGAATAACCGGAAGAGGCAGCCTGAAATTCCTTGATCGCGTCGATCGGGAAGACATAGGGAGCGCCAATCGCACGGCCACGTGCTTCCGAGAAGAATGCCTGGTTATTGTTGGCGCCATCCACCAGGTTGCTGTTGTACAGACCGGAGATACCGCGGAAGCTCAGGAGGCCAGTATTACCGTCAGGAGCAACGTTCGGCGTCAGCAACACGAAGTTATCAAAGCGACGCCCGTTCACCGGAAGATTGGCAACCATCTGCTCTG
It encodes the following:
- a CDS encoding carboxypeptidase regulatory-like domain-containing protein encodes the protein MGTTKLWATAVLACSLSAATAFAQTAALGNISGIVRDGAGAVVPGATVTVINTGTGAKRDLATDSEGRYLATFLQPGQYEVIITASGFGKLDQKNVAVVVGNTNTIDATLPAASVSTDVTVTTEQTLLDADKVDISQTVSEQMVANLPVNGRRFDNFVLLTPNVAPDGNTGLLSFRGISGLYNSNLVDGANNNQAFFSEARGRAIGAPYVFPIDAIKEFQAASSGYSAEFGQAAGGVINAITKSGTNSFHGDVYEYYRTPGYNALDAVSKFSKLYTQPVKVQHQFGVSVGGPIIKDKLFFHAVYDGYRRVNPITYLSTYNTATQSIGDLTALCDGRTSNYLTRGNSIYPSTIPGITLSQCQQSVTFANTKLLGTFGRNTTQDIYLPRLDYQLSSKTHLSASFLFENLKQPNGYNSSPTVTNGSVTQNGAINFHERFLFANAETAINANTANVVHFQWSRDLETAGTNTGGPANNLTNLYSYGETSALPRGAFPDEHRWQITDIFSKTMGKHTAKVGADVNLIHEQIANLFGGNGQFNYANATAEYNFASWIQDVYQVNGGRHYNSFSQTADPITGIGADDFWNKNIDFFAQDDWKITSKLLLSLGVRYDLQLVPQPDRPNTANPVALAATQTINTDTHMVAPRFGFSWNPQAGTVVRGGYGIFYGLTSNSLWYTLRRENGVYQQQFSTPTVTVAAYGGPAPGTPTGQPNMALQQPAAGAYASYAPQGGIPAFLPPGPAPVNQVTGTSITPVNPGLPSSAIGVRGASASFLNPYTHSFDLTVEQQLPGRATLTIGYVGTRGMRLPVYVDTNVDPTSAVNRTYSLTRSNGQTSTFSFPYYTRRLYSSTTSVLTGFSDVNSWYHSGVFSVRKPFSHGLEVLANYTWARTMDAGQAGAPNGTFNGTNAPIIPFAQGHRQGRGAEYSRSDIDQRGRFVGTLLYQTSFPIANKFAAYAANGWQISGSVTAQSGFPVTGFINGSITSQLAGDGGISGAMVTSGTGYRVPDVIARRNGFSGPGVHNTDMRLSRVFPIWREGMRLELAAEAFNIANHRNVLAVNTSAYSYAAPVNGSATCPTSLYTGGCFTPYSQFYTPTSTSSTIYGPRQLQLLGRLYF
- a CDS encoding GxxExxY protein, which encodes MDVAALNTLSKRVLDAAFAVHTELGPGLLESAYEACLASEFTHRGLPFQQQLPMPLVYNGQKLADVGYRLDFLVSGHLILEIKAVEAIAAVHHAQLLSYLRLSDKHLGLLVNFNVASLRDGIHRKVNKL